One window of the Carassius auratus strain Wakin chromosome 20, ASM336829v1, whole genome shotgun sequence genome contains the following:
- the naa20 gene encoding N-alpha-acetyltransferase 20 produces MTTLRAFTCDDLFKFNNINLDPLTETYGIPFYLQYLAHWPEYFIVSEAPGGELMGYIMGKAEGSVAREEWHGHVTALSVAPEFRRLGLAAKLMEMLEEISERKGGFFVDLFVRVSNQVAVNMYKQLGYSVYRTVIEYYSANNGEPDEDAYDMRKALSRDTEKKSIIPLPHPVRPEDIE; encoded by the exons ATGACAACATTACGAGCTTTCACCTGCGATGATCTGTTTAAATTCAACAATAT TAATCTGGATCCCTTGACAGAAACC TATGGAATTCCCTTCTATCTTCAGTATTTGGCTCACTGGCCGGAGTATTTCATAGTCTCAGAGGCTCCAGGAGGTGAACTGATGGGCTACA TCATGGGAAAGGCAGAGGGGTCCGTCGCTAGAGAAGAATGGCACGGGCACGTCACGGCCCTCTCTGTGGCACCCGAGTTCAGACGGCTGGGTCTGGCTGCCAAACTCATGGAGATGTTAGAAGAGATCTCAGAAAG GAAGGGCGGATTTTTTGTGGATCTCTTTGTGCGAGTTTCTAATCAAGTCGCTGTGAATATGTACAAACAGCTCGGCTACAGCGTGTACAGAACCGTTATCGAGTATTACTCGGCTAATAACGGTGAACCGGATGAAGATGCCTATG ATATGAGGAAAGCTTTATCCAGAGACACAGAGAAGAAATCCATAATCCCGCTTCCGCATCCAGTCCGGCCAGAAGATATTGAATAA
- the crnkl1 gene encoding crooked neck-like protein 1: protein MASTAAGKQRIPKVAKVKNKAPAEVQITAEQLLREAKERELELLPPPPKQKITDAEELNDYKLKKRKGFEDNIRKNRTVISNWIKYAQWEESLKEVQRARSIYERALDVDHRNITLWLKYAEMEMKNRQVNHARNIWDRAITILPRVNQFWYKYTYMEEMLGNIAGCRQVFERWMEWEPEEQAWHSYINFELRYKEVDKSRSIYEKFVMVHPEVKNWIKYAHFEEKHGYIALARKVFERAVEFFGEDHISENLYVAFARFEEKQKEFERVRVIYKYALDRIPKQQAQELFKNYTVFEKRFGDRRGIEDVIVSKRRFQYEEEVKANPHNYDAWFDYLRLVESDTDADTVREVYERAIANTPPIQEKRHWRRYIYLWINYALYEELEVKDPERTRQVYQACLELIPHKKFTFAKIWLLYGQFEIRQKNLQNARRGLGTAIGKCPKNKLFKGYIELELQLREFDRCRKLYEKYLEFSPENCTTWIKFAELETILGDTERARAIFELAIGQPRLDMPEVLWKSYIDFEIEQEEYDNTRGLYKRLLQRTQHVKVWISFGQFELSIDSDDRIQRCRQIYEEANKSMQGCEEKEERLMLLESWRDFEDEFGSLANKERVQKLLPEKVKKRRKITAEDGSDAGWEEYYDYIFPEDAANLPNLKLLAMAKMWKKQQKQEDEEEQEEEEDEDDDEGQQVPQGKEAEESPEPEDQGPAAQREQPEKEYDDRDDDAESSSSSDSESDGGPRQDDKTEQTKADTENH from the exons ATGGCGTCCACCGCGGCGGGTAAACAGAGAATCCCGAAGGTTGCAAAg GTGAAGAATAAAGCCCCAGCAGAGGTGCAGATCACCGCGGAGCAGCTGCTCAGAGAGGCGAAGGAGAGAGAGCTCGAgctgctgcctcctccacccaAACAGAAGATCACTGATGCAGAAGAGCTCAACGACTACAAACTGAAGAAGAGGAAG gGGTTTGAAGACAACATCAGGAAGAACAGAACTGTAATCAGCAACTGGATCAAGTACGCACAATGGGAGGAGAGCCTGAAGGAAGTCCAGAG AGCTCGCTCTATCTACGAGCGTGCGCTCGACGTGGATCACCGCAACATCACGCTGTGGCTGAAGTATGCAGAGATGGAGATGAAGAACCGGCAGGTGAATCACGCTCGCAACATCTGGGACCGAGCCATCACCATCCTGCCCCGTGTCAATCAGTTCTG GTACAAGTACACCTATATGGAGGAGATGCTGGGGAACATTGCTGGCTGCAGACAGGTGTTTGAGCGCTGGATGGAGTGGGAGCCGGAGGAACAGGCCTGGCATTCCTACATCAACTTTGAGCTGCGCTATAAGGAAGTGGACAAGTCCCGCAGCATCTATGAGAAAT TTGTGATGGTCCATCCCGAAGTGAAGAACTGGATCAAGTACGCTCACTTCGAAGAGAAGCACGGTTACATCGCTCTGGCGAGGAAGGTGTTCGAGAGAGCTGTAGAGTTTTTTGGTGAGGACCATATCAGCGAGAACCTCTACGTGGCTTTTGCCAGATTCGAGGAGAAGCAGAAAGAG TTTGAGAGGGTTCGTGTCATCTATAAATACGCTTTGGACAGGATCCCCAAGCAGCAGGCCCAGGAGCTGTTTAAGAACTACACCGTGTTTGAGAAGAGGTTTGGAGACAGGAGAGGAATCGAGGACGTGATCGTCAGCAAGAGGAGGTTTCAGTATGAAGAGGAAGTCAAG GCAAACCCACACAATTATGATGCCTGGTTTGATTACCTGCGGCTGGTGGAGAGTGACACCGACGCAGACACGGTTAGAGAAGTGTACGAGAGAGCGATAGCCAACACACCCCCCATCCAAGAGAAGAGACACTGGAGACGCTACATCTACCTGTGGATTAACTACGCTCTCTACGAGGAGCTGGAGGTCAAG GACCCTGAGAGAACGAGGCAGGTGTATCAAGCGTGTCTGGAGCTTATACCACACAAAAAG TTTACCTTTGCCAAGATTTGGCTCTTATACGGACAGTTTGAAATCAGACAAAAAAACCTCCAGAACGCTAGACGAGGCCTG GGCACAGCCATCGGAAAGTGTCCGAAAAACAAACTGTTCAAAGGCTACATCGAGCTGGAGCTACAGCTGAGAGAGTTTGACCGCTGCAGGAAGCTCTACGAGAAGTATCTGGAGTTCAGTCCAGAAAACTGCACCACCTGGATCAAGTTCGCCGAGCTGGAGACCATCCTGGGAGACACAGAGCGGGCCAGAGCCATATTTGAACTGGCCATTGGACAACCGCGACTCGACATGCCAGAG GTGCTGTGGAAGTCATACATCGACTTTGAGATCGAACAAGAAGAATACGACAACACACGAGGACTTTATAAGAGACTGTTACAGCGTACTCAACATGTCAAA GTCTGGATCAGCTTTGGCCAGTTTGAGCTGTCCATCGACAGTGACGACCGCATACAGAGATGCAGACAGATCTATGAGGAGGCCAATAAGAGTATGCAGGGCTGTGAGGAGAAGGAGGAACGTCTGATGCTCCTGGAGTCCTGGAGAGACTTTGAGGATGAGTTTGGATCCTTAGCCAACAAGGAAAGAGTCCAGAAACTCCTGCCGGAGAaggtgaagaagaggaggaagatcaCAGCAGAGGACGGG TCGGATGCAGGTTGGGAAGAATACTACGACTACATCTTCCCCGAGGACGCTGCCAACCTGCCCAACCTTAAACTGCTGGCCATGGCCAAGATGTGGAAGAAACAGCAGAAGCAGGAGGATGAAGAAGagcaggaagaagaagaagatgaggatgatgatgaaggaCAGCAGGTACCTCAAGGGAAGGAAGCAGAGGAGAGCCCAGAGCCAGAAGATCAGGGACCTGCAGCCCAAAGAGAACAGCCTGAAAAGGAGTACGACGATCGCGACGATGATGCTGAGAGCAGCAGTAGCAGTGACAGCGAGAGTGATGGTGGCCCCCGCCAAGATGACAAGACGGAACAAACCAAAGCAGACACAGAAAATCACTGA